One genomic segment of Mycolicibacterium chubuense NBB4 includes these proteins:
- the trpD gene encoding anthranilate phosphoribosyltransferase: MTPLRAQQDSSAAAPSWPTILGRLTTGQTLLPGQARWAMDQIMTGAATPAQIAGFGVAMKMKRPTSAEVAELADTMLEHARRVPTDVIGTDTVDIVGTGGDGANTVNLSTMASIVVAAAGVKVVKHGNRAATSLSGGADTLEALGVRIDLSPDEVARCVAEIGIGFAFAPQFHPSYGHAGAPRREIGVPTVFNLLGPLTNPGSPRAGLIGCAWGDLCEVMAEVFATRGSSVLVVHGDDGLDELTTTTTSTIWRVQAGTVERLRFDPAAFGFARAHISELVGGDAESNAAEARAVLAGAMGPVRDAVVLNAAGALVAHAGLSSDAKWVPAWESGLARAKEAIDSGAAEQLLARWVRFTQQL, encoded by the coding sequence GTGACTCCCCTTCGCGCCCAGCAGGACAGCTCCGCCGCCGCCCCCTCGTGGCCGACGATCCTCGGCAGGTTGACCACGGGTCAGACGCTGCTGCCCGGGCAGGCCCGCTGGGCGATGGATCAGATCATGACGGGCGCCGCGACCCCTGCCCAGATCGCCGGGTTCGGCGTGGCGATGAAGATGAAGCGGCCGACGTCGGCGGAGGTCGCCGAGCTCGCCGACACCATGCTCGAACACGCGCGCCGGGTGCCGACCGACGTGATCGGTACCGACACGGTGGACATCGTGGGCACCGGCGGCGACGGCGCGAACACCGTGAACCTGTCGACGATGGCCTCGATCGTGGTCGCCGCGGCGGGCGTCAAGGTGGTCAAACACGGCAACCGCGCGGCCACGTCGCTGTCGGGCGGTGCCGACACCCTCGAGGCGCTGGGCGTGCGCATCGATCTGAGTCCGGACGAGGTGGCGCGCTGCGTGGCCGAGATCGGCATCGGCTTCGCGTTCGCTCCGCAATTCCATCCGTCGTATGGGCACGCGGGCGCGCCGCGGCGCGAGATCGGGGTGCCCACCGTGTTCAACCTGCTCGGTCCGCTGACCAACCCGGGGTCTCCACGGGCCGGGCTGATCGGCTGCGCGTGGGGCGATCTGTGCGAGGTGATGGCCGAGGTGTTCGCCACCCGCGGGTCCAGCGTGCTGGTGGTGCACGGCGACGACGGTCTCGACGAGCTGACCACGACGACGACGAGCACCATCTGGCGGGTGCAGGCCGGCACGGTCGAGCGGCTCAGGTTCGACCCGGCAGCGTTCGGCTTCGCCCGGGCGCACATCTCCGAGCTGGTCGGCGGGGACGCCGAGTCCAATGCGGCGGAGGCCAGGGCCGTGCTCGCGGGCGCGATGGGCCCGGTCCGCGACGCGGTCGTGCTCAACGCCGCCGGTGCGCTGGTCGCTCACGCCGGACTATCCAGCGACGCCAAGTGGGTTCCGGCCTGGGAGTCCGGCCTCGCGCGGGCGAAGGAGGCGATCGACTCCGGGGCGGCCGAACAGCTGCTCGCGCGTTGGGTGCGGTTCACTCAGCAGCTCTGA